A stretch of the uncultured Desulfobacter sp. genome encodes the following:
- a CDS encoding YifB family Mg chelatase-like AAA ATPase, whose translation MIAKMKSCAVNGFEAMIVDVEIDITLGLPVFNMVGLAETAVRESRDRVRSALQNAGYKFPMDRVVVNLAPADFKKEGTGLDLPVALGILCAQGLFEASAAASWLFAGELSLDGYLRPVKAALPFALAARDNGFKGIILPKENGTQAALVKDIDVLAPEHLTQVVDFLAEKANLMPLEPDLSMLLETDGKERENDFSHVRGQTHVKRAMEVAAAGHHHILLNGPAGSGKSLMAKCLPGIMPNPSFEEAMEIAKVYSVAGVSREPGQPLGARPFRSPHHSISDAGLVGGGTVPKPGEITLSHNGVLFLDELPEFRRSVLEVLRQPIEEGVITLARANAKATYPCRFMLAGAMNPCPCGNLTNPDRECTCTPAKIEQYKNKISGPLMDRMDILVEVPRLSFNEMTADGHREASQAIRKRVEKARNTQVRRFEKAGTPCFSNADMGPKLLQQFCPLDTQSRRVVEQAMKQFNLSGRAYASILKLARTIADLADAPDILKPHVLEAVQYKRLDQSRDGFS comes from the coding sequence ATGATTGCAAAAATGAAATCCTGCGCAGTAAACGGGTTTGAAGCCATGATTGTGGATGTTGAAATTGACATCACACTGGGTTTGCCGGTATTCAACATGGTGGGCTTAGCTGAGACAGCGGTCCGGGAAAGCCGTGACAGGGTCCGGTCTGCCCTGCAAAATGCCGGATATAAGTTCCCCATGGATAGAGTAGTGGTGAACTTAGCACCTGCGGATTTCAAAAAAGAGGGGACGGGCCTGGACCTGCCGGTGGCGTTGGGGATTCTTTGCGCTCAGGGGTTATTTGAGGCATCAGCAGCTGCGTCCTGGCTGTTTGCCGGCGAATTGTCCCTGGACGGGTATCTGCGGCCGGTCAAGGCGGCTCTGCCCTTTGCCCTGGCCGCCCGGGATAATGGATTCAAAGGAATTATCCTGCCCAAAGAGAACGGCACCCAAGCTGCGCTGGTTAAAGATATTGACGTCCTGGCCCCGGAGCATCTAACCCAGGTGGTCGATTTTCTGGCAGAAAAGGCAAACCTGATGCCCCTGGAACCGGACCTGTCCATGCTCCTGGAAACCGACGGCAAAGAAAGGGAAAACGATTTTTCCCATGTCCGGGGCCAGACCCATGTAAAACGGGCCATGGAGGTTGCGGCAGCAGGCCATCATCACATTCTGCTCAACGGCCCAGCGGGCTCAGGAAAAAGTTTAATGGCAAAATGCCTGCCGGGAATCATGCCGAATCCGTCCTTTGAAGAGGCCATGGAAATAGCCAAGGTTTACTCGGTTGCAGGCGTTTCCCGGGAACCGGGGCAACCTTTGGGTGCACGGCCTTTCAGATCCCCCCACCATTCCATTTCCGATGCCGGACTTGTGGGCGGCGGCACAGTACCTAAGCCCGGGGAAATTACACTGTCCCATAACGGCGTACTGTTTCTGGATGAATTGCCTGAATTCCGGCGCAGCGTTCTGGAGGTGCTGCGTCAGCCTATCGAGGAGGGCGTCATCACCCTGGCCCGGGCCAACGCCAAGGCCACCTATCCATGCCGGTTTATGCTGGCCGGCGCCATGAATCCCTGTCCCTGCGGCAATCTCACCAATCCGGACAGGGAGTGCACCTGCACACCGGCAAAAATTGAGCAGTACAAAAACAAAATCTCAGGTCCGCTCATGGACAGGATGGACATCCTTGTGGAGGTTCCCCGGTTGTCCTTTAATGAAATGACTGCAGATGGTCACAGGGAGGCGTCCCAAGCCATCCGAAAGCGGGTGGAAAAGGCCCGGAACACCCAGGTCCGCCGATTTGAAAAAGCAGGAACACCGTGTTTTTCCAATGCAGACATGGGCCCAAAGCTTTTGCAGCAATTTTGCCCCTTAGATACCCAAAGCCGCCGGGTGGTCGAGCAGGCCATGAAACAGTTCAACCTGTCCGGCCGGGCCTATGCCTCCATATTAAAACTTGCCAGAACCATCGCCGATCTAGCAGACGCCCCTGATATACTCAAACCCCATGTGCTTGAGGCCGTGCAGTACAAACGCCTGGACCAGAGTCGGGATGGCTTCAGCTAA
- a CDS encoding ATP-binding protein yields MTQKRRDTGQKRSGLKKEGVAILCLLLAVVILTVLETRVTPFDTGLPLSSTVLMFILININLLLLLTLLLLVFRNLAKLYYERKNNILGSKIKTRLTVAFIVLALLPTTVLFFFSIQFISTSIAFWFNAPVEQTLDASLAVGQTLYDYIEEKNAFFAKRGAFQIHSRDLLKAENQEKLSRYTQVIQRAFNRHAVEIYTPGAQRISLSLASELENMHFGLLTTTELRGIPDGSASHTVYQTMEQGEFLRTVCTIPFDLSPNKADGFIVITTLMSPDLSENLKSILKGVEEYRQLKLTKRPAQISYYIMLSIVALLVVFCAVWFGFQIAKSITIPIMKFAEGTQRIIDGDMTYQINFKTDDEIGTLIKSFNSMTRQLAAGRRQIALSESMLKQQNVELEKSRQYIEIVLKNISAGVVSMDNEGTITTMNKAAESMLDVNSHDILNKNFRKVLTGEYLSLANKIFEQVEEGGSHFKIPVSASVAGAPKHFSLNYTALKDDTGQNLGAVLVFDDVTELEKAQRLVAWREVARRIAHEVKNPLTPIKLSAQRLKRKYGKTINDAVFTGCADTIVEHVDLIRNLVNQFSTFAKFPDTNFASARIENIILETVALYKEGLEQVDIQTRFKDNIPTLKLDHQHMKQAFINLIDNAVYAINKKGTIVIDLSYDPILKIVRIEIADNGKGISDKEKTKLFEPYFSTKKTGMGLGLAIVNSIISDHNGVIRVQDNQPNGAKFIIELPADET; encoded by the coding sequence ATGACCCAGAAACGACGGGATACAGGACAGAAACGGTCCGGGCTAAAAAAAGAGGGTGTTGCTATTTTATGCCTTCTTCTGGCCGTGGTTATCCTGACTGTTCTTGAAACCCGCGTCACGCCTTTTGACACGGGACTGCCCCTGTCATCCACCGTGCTGATGTTCATTTTGATAAACATCAATTTGCTGTTGCTGCTGACCCTGCTGCTGCTGGTTTTCAGAAATCTTGCCAAGCTTTACTATGAGAGAAAAAATAACATTCTGGGTTCGAAAATAAAAACCCGCTTGACCGTTGCCTTTATTGTACTGGCCCTTTTGCCCACCACCGTACTTTTTTTCTTTTCCATTCAATTTATCTCCACCTCCATTGCATTCTGGTTTAACGCGCCTGTGGAGCAGACTCTTGACGCGTCGCTGGCTGTGGGGCAGACCCTGTATGATTATATTGAAGAGAAAAATGCCTTTTTTGCCAAAAGAGGTGCGTTTCAGATTCATTCCCGGGACCTGCTCAAGGCTGAAAATCAGGAAAAACTCAGCCGGTATACCCAAGTGATCCAGCGCGCTTTTAATCGGCATGCAGTGGAGATCTATACCCCAGGAGCCCAACGGATCAGCCTCTCTTTGGCCAGCGAGTTGGAGAATATGCATTTCGGGTTGCTGACCACCACGGAATTACGGGGTATCCCGGACGGCAGTGCCAGCCATACCGTTTACCAGACAATGGAACAGGGGGAATTTTTACGCACGGTTTGCACCATCCCCTTTGATCTATCGCCGAACAAAGCCGACGGATTTATTGTGATCACTACACTGATGTCCCCGGACCTGTCTGAGAATCTAAAATCTATTCTCAAAGGCGTGGAAGAGTACCGCCAGCTTAAACTGACAAAGAGACCTGCCCAGATCTCTTATTATATTATGTTGTCCATTGTGGCGCTTCTTGTTGTGTTTTGCGCAGTGTGGTTTGGATTCCAGATTGCCAAGTCCATCACCATTCCCATTATGAAATTTGCCGAGGGCACCCAGCGGATCATAGATGGTGATATGACGTATCAGATTAACTTTAAAACCGACGATGAGATCGGTACCCTAATTAAAAGTTTTAACTCTATGACCCGCCAGCTGGCGGCCGGCCGCCGGCAAATCGCCTTATCCGAAAGCATGCTTAAACAGCAGAATGTCGAGCTGGAAAAAAGCCGTCAGTATATTGAAATCGTTTTGAAAAATATTTCTGCCGGTGTTGTCTCCATGGACAATGAGGGAACTATCACCACCATGAACAAAGCGGCCGAGTCCATGTTGGATGTGAACAGCCATGATATTCTGAATAAAAATTTCAGGAAAGTGCTGACAGGAGAATACCTCTCTTTGGCCAATAAGATATTTGAACAGGTCGAGGAGGGTGGTTCCCATTTCAAAATTCCGGTATCTGCCTCCGTGGCCGGCGCACCCAAGCATTTTTCATTGAATTATACCGCGCTCAAGGACGATACAGGCCAAAATCTGGGGGCAGTACTTGTTTTTGATGATGTGACGGAACTTGAAAAAGCCCAGCGGCTTGTGGCCTGGCGGGAGGTGGCCCGCCGCATTGCCCATGAGGTGAAAAATCCGTTAACCCCCATTAAACTGTCTGCCCAGCGCCTTAAACGCAAATATGGTAAAACCATTAATGATGCGGTTTTCACAGGTTGTGCCGACACCATTGTGGAGCATGTTGATCTGATCCGGAATCTGGTGAACCAGTTTTCCACATTTGCCAAATTTCCGGATACCAATTTTGCATCGGCCCGCATTGAAAATATTATTCTTGAAACCGTTGCCTTGTATAAAGAAGGCTTGGAACAGGTGGACATTCAGACACGGTTCAAAGATAATATTCCCACCTTGAAATTGGATCACCAGCACATGAAGCAGGCCTTTATCAATCTCATTGATAATGCGGTCTACGCGATAAATAAAAAAGGTACCATTGTAATTGATCTCTCCTATGATCCCATTCTGAAAATTGTACGCATTGAAATAGCAGACAATGGCAAAGGTATTTCGGACAAGGAAAAAACCAAATTGTTTGAACCCTATTTTTCCACCAAGAAAACGGGCATGGGACTTGGGCTTGCCATTGTAAATTCTATTATTTCAGATCATAACGGCGTGATCCGGGTGCAGGATAATCAGCCCAATGGCGCCAAGTTTATCATTGAATTGCCTGCCGACGAGACTTAA
- the coaD gene encoding pantetheine-phosphate adenylyltransferase has product MITRKRTIAIYPGSFDPLTNGHLDVIRRAQEIFDHVIVGVLYNSSKRTPLFSPEERISIIQECFDDPLVELDAARVEVETFDGLLVEYARMKNAVAVIRGMRALSDFESEFQMALMNRKLNREVQSVFLMTGQRWIFTSSSIIKEVARYGGDISDMVPRPVERWVKEKFETLVNSKKWKDHYNSHGLT; this is encoded by the coding sequence ATGATTACCCGAAAACGTACAATTGCCATTTACCCCGGTTCCTTTGATCCTTTGACAAACGGACATCTTGATGTCATCAGACGCGCCCAGGAAATTTTTGATCATGTGATTGTCGGGGTATTGTACAATTCGTCTAAAAGAACACCCTTGTTCTCTCCCGAGGAGCGCATCTCCATAATTCAGGAATGTTTTGACGATCCATTGGTCGAGTTGGACGCCGCAAGGGTTGAGGTGGAGACCTTTGACGGGCTTCTTGTTGAATATGCCCGAATGAAAAATGCCGTGGCCGTTATCCGGGGTATGCGGGCTTTGTCTGATTTTGAAAGTGAATTCCAGATGGCGCTGATGAACCGAAAACTCAATCGAGAGGTCCAGTCGGTCTTTCTTATGACAGGGCAACGCTGGATTTTTACTTCATCGTCCATCATCAAAGAGGTCGCACGGTATGGCGGGGATATTTCCGATATGGTTCCCCGGCCCGTGGAGCGTTGGGTAAAAGAGAAATTCGAGACACTCGTGAACAGTAAAAAATGGAAAGATCATTATAACAGCCATGGGCTGACCTGA
- the lpxC gene encoding UDP-3-O-acyl-N-acetylglucosamine deacetylase, which produces MNSFYNQQTIAGKVTLSGTGVHSGKKTNLTIRPAEENHGIKFRRLDLPGTSDIPALFKLVVDTSLATVIGHNGAIVSTIEHLMASFVGLGIDNALVEVDDYEMPIMDGSAREFTRAITSVGVVEQKMPRQLFIVKEPIEIIQADKWVRVEPEPCFRISCTIEFDHPLIGLQEIVYDRAKNSFEEEICGARTFGFVKDLELLKKFSLGKGGSLDNAIVIDDDKILNEGGLRYPDEFVRHKLLDCLGDFSLLGMPIQGHIITHKSGHHLNHLFIKKFLDEKQAWETGPAKR; this is translated from the coding sequence ATGAACAGTTTTTATAACCAGCAAACCATCGCCGGAAAGGTGACGCTTTCTGGGACGGGCGTCCATTCGGGTAAAAAGACAAACCTGACCATCCGGCCCGCCGAGGAAAACCACGGGATTAAATTCCGGCGACTTGATCTTCCCGGAACCTCTGATATTCCGGCCCTTTTTAAACTGGTGGTGGATACCAGTCTTGCCACGGTCATCGGGCACAATGGTGCCATTGTCTCTACCATCGAGCACTTGATGGCAAGTTTTGTAGGTCTTGGCATTGATAATGCTTTGGTGGAGGTGGATGATTATGAGATGCCCATCATGGACGGATCAGCCAGGGAGTTTACCCGGGCGATTACCAGCGTGGGTGTGGTGGAACAGAAGATGCCCCGGCAGCTTTTTATTGTGAAAGAACCCATAGAAATCATCCAGGCAGATAAATGGGTCCGGGTGGAACCGGAACCCTGTTTTAGGATTTCGTGCACCATTGAGTTTGATCATCCGCTTATCGGCTTGCAGGAAATTGTCTATGACAGGGCAAAGAATAGTTTTGAAGAAGAAATCTGCGGGGCTAGAACCTTTGGGTTTGTGAAAGATCTTGAATTATTGAAAAAATTTAGCCTTGGCAAGGGTGGAAGCCTTGACAATGCCATTGTGATTGATGATGATAAAATTTTGAATGAGGGCGGCCTGCGGTATCCGGATGAATTTGTCCGGCACAAGCTCCTGGATTGCCTTGGAGACTTTTCGCTTCTTGGGATGCCCATACAGGGGCATATTATCACCCATAAGTCCGGTCATCACCTGAACCATCTGTTTATCAAAAAATTTCTTGATGAAAAGCAGGCCTGGGAAACAGGGCCTGCAAAGCGCTGA
- a CDS encoding Hsp33 family molecular chaperone HslO, protein MIKKDIFDHDVKAQFQASAKERMYRFVMAEDQIKGVVVHTTRMIREMQANHNMGPLETLILGQAYIAAALISSPLKGRDRIAMNIQCSGPIKGLDVEANAFGEIRGYLKANPIKVEKPQKIKWLSTLYGAGFLSVTRYIEDTKRPYTGQIALVHGSIAEDLAEYFLTSEQIPSGFCLSVAFDENENITGAGGIFLQALPGAQPDNVVRAEKMIQEIDNLGHRFAQNQTPESIIETGFADLSPRFLDSSRVEFYCRCSQERMAGHLKNLPKEDRKDILTNGPFPLELRCHHCNSVYRFSQDELTSVLN, encoded by the coding sequence ATGATAAAAAAAGATATATTTGACCATGACGTAAAAGCCCAGTTTCAAGCCTCGGCCAAAGAACGGATGTACCGGTTTGTAATGGCGGAGGACCAGATCAAAGGGGTGGTGGTGCATACCACCCGAATGATCAGGGAAATGCAGGCAAACCACAACATGGGGCCTTTGGAAACCTTGATTTTGGGACAGGCATACATTGCTGCAGCGTTGATAAGTTCTCCCTTGAAAGGCCGGGACCGGATTGCAATGAATATCCAGTGTTCCGGCCCCATAAAAGGCCTTGATGTGGAGGCCAATGCATTCGGGGAGATCCGTGGGTATCTGAAAGCCAATCCCATTAAGGTGGAAAAGCCCCAAAAAATCAAATGGCTGTCCACGCTTTACGGGGCGGGTTTTTTGTCGGTAACCAGGTACATAGAGGACACAAAGCGACCCTATACCGGCCAAATTGCCCTAGTCCACGGCTCCATTGCCGAAGACCTGGCTGAATACTTTCTGACCTCTGAACAGATTCCATCCGGCTTTTGCCTAAGCGTGGCTTTTGATGAAAATGAAAACATTACCGGTGCAGGCGGTATATTTCTACAGGCTCTGCCCGGTGCCCAACCAGACAACGTTGTCCGGGCTGAAAAAATGATCCAGGAAATCGACAATTTAGGCCACCGTTTTGCCCAGAATCAAACACCGGAGTCCATCATTGAGACCGGTTTTGCCGATCTGTCACCACGATTTCTGGACAGTTCCCGGGTGGAATTTTACTGCCGCTGCTCCCAGGAACGTATGGCAGGCCACCTTAAAAATCTACCCAAAGAAGACCGTAAAGACATTCTGACAAACGGTCCGTTCCCATTGGAACTTCGATGCCATCACTGTAATTCCGTCTACCGGTTCAGCCAAGATGAGTTAACCAGCGTTCTCAACTGA
- a CDS encoding selenium metabolism-associated LysR family transcriptional regulator, with protein sequence MDLWQLHIFVSVVEQKSFSRASEQIHLSQPTVSTHIKELEAHFQCRLLDRLGKVTEPTRAGTILYDYAKRMLALKQETQSAMLDFLGHTKGQLIIGGSTIPAGYILPRMMGAFKIAFPDVSIHMTVGDTGQISRAVKDGELELAVVGAQINDPDIVQEKLVEDEMKLVVPSGHEWADRESVTCKDLLSQPVIAREQGSGTWKTVLASMEKAGVDVSRIEPAVTMGNSVSVIQGILNNVGISILSTIAVTEELARGSLHALSVEDLDLSRHFYLTLSRKRTRSPICEKFVQFLKDQVLA encoded by the coding sequence GTGGACTTGTGGCAACTTCATATTTTTGTTTCTGTGGTTGAGCAGAAAAGTTTTTCCAGAGCGTCAGAACAGATTCATCTATCCCAGCCCACAGTGTCCACGCATATCAAAGAGCTGGAGGCGCATTTCCAATGTCGCCTGCTGGACCGGTTGGGCAAGGTGACGGAGCCTACCCGGGCCGGCACGATCCTCTATGACTATGCCAAGCGGATGTTGGCCTTAAAACAGGAAACCCAGTCCGCCATGCTGGATTTTTTGGGGCATACCAAAGGACAGTTGATCATTGGGGGGTCAACCATTCCGGCCGGGTATATTCTGCCCAGGATGATGGGGGCATTTAAAATTGCTTTTCCGGATGTCTCCATCCATATGACGGTCGGGGATACCGGCCAGATTTCCCGGGCGGTCAAAGACGGTGAACTGGAACTGGCTGTGGTGGGTGCGCAGATCAATGATCCCGACATTGTCCAGGAAAAACTGGTTGAAGATGAAATGAAACTTGTCGTGCCCTCCGGTCATGAATGGGCGGATCGTGAAAGCGTGACCTGCAAGGATTTGCTGTCCCAACCGGTGATCGCCAGGGAACAGGGATCAGGTACCTGGAAAACTGTTTTGGCCAGCATGGAAAAGGCCGGGGTTGATGTCTCCCGGATTGAGCCCGCAGTGACTATGGGCAATTCGGTTTCGGTCATTCAAGGCATTCTCAATAATGTGGGTATCTCCATTCTCTCAACCATCGCGGTGACCGAGGAACTGGCCAGGGGCAGCCTGCATGCCTTGAGTGTTGAAGATCTTGACCTGTCCAGACATTTTTATCTGACCTTGTCCCGAAAGAGAACCCGTTCTCCGATTTGTGAAAAATTTGTCCAATTTTTAAAGGACCAGGTATTGGCCTGA
- a CDS encoding DUF4390 domain-containing protein, producing the protein MKSRPGKQGLQSADYISMPMTIKGAFTKFLCAVVFFTTPVFFLVPDSVLANDDAILSNIKLANTRDDLFAYFKVENAFNEKNIQAIENGIPTSFTFYVTLFKTTSSLLDTKITDIKTRATIKYNSMKQEYTVVCQWKDAPALITKSFDEAKTWMTEVDNLRVVSLNRLIKGDKYRIRMKAELEKVTLPLALHYVFFFVSYWDFETDWYVINFTY; encoded by the coding sequence ATGAAAAGCAGGCCTGGGAAACAGGGCCTGCAAAGCGCTGACTATATCTCAATGCCAATGACCATTAAAGGTGCGTTTACAAAATTTTTATGTGCAGTTGTTTTCTTTACCACACCTGTCTTTTTTCTTGTTCCGGATAGCGTGCTTGCCAATGACGATGCGATTCTTTCCAATATCAAGCTGGCCAACACCCGGGACGATTTGTTTGCTTATTTTAAGGTAGAAAATGCCTTTAATGAAAAAAATATTCAGGCCATTGAGAATGGCATTCCCACCTCGTTTACGTTTTATGTAACCTTATTTAAAACGACGAGCAGTTTGTTGGACACGAAAATCACTGATATTAAAACCCGTGCTACAATAAAATATAATTCCATGAAACAGGAATACACGGTCGTCTGCCAATGGAAGGACGCGCCTGCGCTGATCACAAAATCTTTTGATGAGGCAAAGACCTGGATGACCGAAGTTGATAACCTCAGGGTGGTATCCCTTAACCGATTGATAAAAGGGGATAAATACCGGATCCGGATGAAAGCTGAACTTGAAAAGGTCACGTTGCCCCTGGCATTGCACTATGTGTTCTTTTTTGTCTCTTATTGGGATTTTGAAACGGACTGGTATGTGATTAATTTTACATATTAA
- a CDS encoding sigma-54 dependent transcriptional regulator: protein MYPAVLIVDDESTIIDSLEGILSDDGFEVIHAFNGYEALKKIDSHSPDIVLLDIWMPGMDGIDTLKEIKQHHPSLPVVMITGHGSIESAVDATKSGAFDFLEKPLSIDKVILTINNALNFRKLEEENRYLRKKAIEKNSITGTSPSVQKLYGEIMAAAPTETSILITGENGTGKEMVARTIHQFSKRPEGPFIIINCAAIPEEHLESELFGHEKGAFEGATAKNRGKFELAAGGTLFLDEIGDMDISTQAKMLRALESKTFQRIGSSRTLHMDVRVITSSNKDLDVEIKEGRFREDLFFRLNVIPIHVPALRERIEDLPLLVDCFLGHLAEKLSAPKKTLSKEAIEILKQWHWKGNVRELKNLMERLSIMVEGDVIGKNEIPAPYNPDIRAVPETSEAPARIFSLEKLDRAKEAFETEFVRFRVDQMNGDLEAAAKLMGKSLDFVKKRMSEN, encoded by the coding sequence ATGTACCCGGCAGTTTTGATTGTTGATGACGAATCCACCATTATTGATTCTCTGGAAGGCATTCTTTCCGATGACGGATTCGAAGTGATTCATGCATTCAACGGATACGAAGCCCTAAAAAAAATTGACTCTCACTCCCCGGACATTGTGCTGCTGGATATCTGGATGCCCGGGATGGACGGGATTGATACCTTAAAGGAGATCAAACAGCACCACCCCAGTCTGCCGGTGGTTATGATCACAGGCCACGGGTCCATTGAGTCTGCCGTGGATGCCACCAAATCCGGCGCGTTTGATTTTTTGGAAAAACCTTTATCCATTGACAAGGTGATCCTGACCATCAACAACGCCCTGAATTTCAGAAAACTTGAAGAAGAGAACCGGTACCTTCGAAAAAAAGCCATTGAAAAAAATTCCATTACCGGCACAAGTCCGTCGGTTCAGAAACTTTATGGCGAAATTATGGCCGCAGCCCCTACCGAGACCTCTATTTTAATTACAGGTGAAAACGGCACGGGTAAGGAGATGGTGGCGCGTACCATTCATCAGTTCAGTAAACGTCCCGAAGGGCCTTTTATCATTATCAACTGTGCGGCAATTCCCGAAGAGCACCTGGAATCTGAACTGTTCGGCCATGAGAAAGGGGCTTTTGAAGGTGCCACGGCAAAAAACAGAGGTAAGTTTGAACTGGCTGCCGGCGGAACCCTGTTTTTGGATGAAATAGGGGATATGGATATCAGCACCCAGGCCAAAATGCTGAGGGCTCTGGAATCCAAAACCTTCCAGCGCATTGGTTCCAGCCGTACTCTGCACATGGATGTGCGGGTGATCACGTCATCAAACAAAGATCTTGATGTAGAAATCAAAGAAGGCCGGTTCCGGGAAGACTTGTTTTTCAGGCTTAATGTTATACCGATCCATGTGCCGGCGTTAAGGGAGAGAATCGAGGATCTGCCTTTGTTGGTGGATTGTTTCTTAGGTCATTTGGCCGAAAAATTATCTGCTCCTAAAAAAACTTTGTCTAAAGAGGCCATTGAAATTTTAAAACAATGGCATTGGAAGGGTAATGTCCGGGAGCTTAAAAATTTGATGGAGCGCTTATCCATTATGGTGGAAGGCGATGTTATTGGGAAAAATGAAATTCCTGCGCCTTATAATCCTGACATCAGGGCAGTGCCTGAAACGAGTGAGGCGCCTGCCCGGATTTTTAGTCTGGAAAAACTGGACCGGGCAAAAGAAGCCTTTGAAACTGAGTTTGTCCGCTTCAGGGTGGATCAGATGAACGGGGATCTTGAGGCTGCGGCAAAATTGATGGGTAAAAGCCTGGACTTTGTAAAAAAAAGAATGTCTGAGAACTGA
- the rsmD gene encoding 16S rRNA (guanine(966)-N(2))-methyltransferase RsmD — protein MRIISGTCRGRKLVQIEGKDIRPTSDRVREALFNILGPGIREKRVLDMFAGTGAFGLEALSRGAPFAVFVDAARSSCDVIKRNVELCRMADSARIINHNLINASFPVFNQPFDLIFMDPPYNKGYPEQVLGKPGFFDLLAPGAIVIVEQSAKESLNYPVNSLDKYLEKKYSRTALIFLRKSDRRQG, from the coding sequence ATGCGTATTATCAGCGGTACCTGCCGGGGCAGGAAATTGGTTCAAATTGAGGGAAAGGACATCCGGCCAACCTCGGACCGGGTCAGAGAGGCTTTGTTTAATATCCTTGGTCCGGGTATCCGGGAGAAAAGAGTTCTTGATATGTTTGCCGGTACCGGGGCCTTCGGACTTGAAGCGTTGAGCCGTGGGGCTCCGTTCGCTGTCTTTGTGGATGCGGCCAGATCTTCCTGCGATGTAATCAAGCGCAACGTTGAGTTGTGCCGGATGGCCGATTCTGCCCGGATTATCAATCATAATCTTATCAATGCGTCTTTCCCTGTATTTAATCAACCCTTTGATCTGATTTTTATGGATCCGCCTTACAATAAAGGGTATCCCGAACAGGTGCTTGGAAAACCAGGATTTTTTGACCTCCTAGCACCCGGGGCAATTGTTATTGTGGAACAGTCTGCCAAAGAAAGCCTCAACTATCCTGTAAACAGCCTTGACAAATACCTGGAAAAAAAATACTCAAGAACAGCACTTATATTTTTGCGGAAATCCGACAGACGACAAGGATGA
- a CDS encoding HD domain-containing protein — translation MMNHDDFLKIEEQFYAYTKPFVDRAKDAYPFVLKQEHTARVCRAMEMLCASLELDASKTARACAAAMVHDMGRFPQFAVFHTYSDARSKNHAALGCREIVRSKILSHLSVTDRRLILRAVALHNRPRLSGNCGRDLNLLARMLRDADKIDIFGVMKDHYLNPDSSHGFITHDLNDDGKIPETAAHELLETRQNNLSYVNTLNSMKVFQAGMVFDLNFPAAAAAILDLEVIPVLLSGIPPSELITGLEQALLDHLKSLASSNHGKHGRIRKWV, via the coding sequence ATGATGAACCACGATGATTTTTTAAAAATAGAAGAACAGTTTTATGCGTATACCAAACCCTTTGTGGACAGGGCCAAAGATGCCTACCCATTTGTGCTCAAACAGGAACACACTGCCAGGGTCTGTAGGGCCATGGAAATGCTTTGCGCATCCCTTGAGCTTGACGCATCGAAAACTGCCCGGGCCTGTGCGGCTGCTATGGTTCATGATATGGGGAGATTTCCTCAGTTTGCTGTTTTTCACACCTATTCCGATGCCCGTTCCAAAAATCATGCAGCTTTAGGATGCCGGGAAATTGTGCGCAGTAAGATTCTTTCTCATTTATCCGTTACGGACAGACGGTTGATTTTGCGGGCAGTGGCCCTGCATAACCGCCCCCGACTTTCCGGAAATTGTGGGCGTGATCTAAATCTTTTGGCACGGATGCTCAGGGATGCGGACAAGATTGATATTTTTGGTGTAATGAAAGACCACTATTTGAATCCGGATTCAAGCCACGGTTTTATTACCCATGATTTGAACGATGACGGTAAAATACCCGAAACGGCTGCCCATGAACTTCTTGAAACCCGGCAGAACAATTTAAGCTATGTCAATACGCTTAATAGCATGAAAGTTTTTCAGGCCGGCATGGTCTTTGATTTAAATTTTCCTGCCGCCGCTGCCGCGATTCTGGATCTGGAAGTTATACCTGTCTTGTTAAGCGGTATTCCCCCCTCCGAGTTGATTACCGGGCTGGAGCAAGCGCTTTTGGATCATCTGAAATCTCTTGCTTCATCGAATCACGGAAAACACGGAAGAATACGGAAATGGGTTTGA